A window of the Terriglobia bacterium genome harbors these coding sequences:
- the cysS gene encoding cysteine--tRNA ligase — MMALRFYNTLAGKVEEFQPLEDKKVRIYACGPTVYGYAHIGNYRTFVFQDILRRFLKYQGYEVLHVTNLTDVDDKTIRNANAAGLNLRDYTDRFIEAFDVDRKLLNLEKPEIVVRATDYIGDMVKLIQTLEQKGYAYKSQGSYYFRVEKFPDYGKLSRIDLSGMRAGARVDADEYDKANVRDFVLWKAAKEGEPSWDTPLGPGRPGWHIECSVMSMKYLGETFDIHSGGVDLIFPHHENEIAQSEAATGKPFVRYWLHSEHLVINGEKMSKSLGNVYTLRDLIAEGYRPTAIRYLLASVPYRSLLNFTFDGLHQARQSVERLRNFHYRLTKEEFPPGSNAELEELAAAARRKFEEAMADNLNTAEALAAIFEMVREGNTAMDQGRFLDGDRGAFLDTLGRWDQIFAVLDDNDQAKLREFGLLKAEQSATDPGGESVSALVETLDEEEIGRLLSEREAARRQRNFARADQIRDELQNGGVLVEDTKAGTRWKRI, encoded by the coding sequence ATGATGGCGCTACGTTTCTACAACACGCTGGCGGGCAAGGTGGAAGAATTCCAGCCCCTGGAAGACAAGAAGGTCCGGATCTATGCCTGCGGCCCGACGGTCTATGGATACGCCCACATCGGCAACTATCGCACTTTCGTATTCCAGGACATCCTAAGGCGTTTTCTGAAGTATCAGGGCTATGAAGTGTTGCACGTCACGAACCTGACGGACGTGGATGACAAGACCATCCGCAACGCCAACGCGGCCGGGCTCAACCTACGGGACTATACCGACCGCTTTATCGAAGCTTTCGATGTTGACCGCAAGCTGCTGAACCTGGAAAAGCCGGAAATTGTGGTCCGGGCAACGGACTACATCGGCGACATGGTGAAGCTGATCCAGACGCTTGAACAGAAGGGCTACGCCTACAAGAGCCAGGGATCATACTACTTCCGGGTTGAAAAGTTTCCGGACTACGGCAAGCTTTCCAGGATTGACCTTTCTGGAATGCGTGCCGGCGCGCGCGTGGACGCTGACGAGTACGACAAAGCCAATGTTCGGGATTTCGTCCTGTGGAAAGCCGCCAAGGAAGGCGAGCCGTCCTGGGACACTCCTCTGGGTCCGGGGCGGCCCGGGTGGCACATTGAATGCTCGGTGATGTCGATGAAGTATCTGGGTGAGACATTTGATATCCACTCGGGCGGGGTTGACTTGATATTTCCTCACCACGAAAACGAAATCGCCCAGAGCGAGGCCGCAACGGGCAAGCCATTTGTGCGGTACTGGCTGCACAGTGAACACCTGGTGATCAATGGCGAGAAGATGTCCAAATCGCTGGGCAATGTGTACACGCTGCGCGATCTGATTGCGGAAGGTTACAGACCCACAGCGATCCGCTACCTGCTGGCGTCGGTCCCATATCGAAGCCTGTTAAATTTTACTTTCGACGGATTGCACCAGGCGCGGCAGTCGGTTGAACGCCTGAGGAATTTCCACTATCGCCTGACGAAGGAAGAGTTCCCGCCAGGCAGCAACGCTGAGCTCGAAGAACTGGCGGCAGCCGCCCGGCGGAAATTTGAAGAAGCGATGGCCGACAATCTGAACACCGCTGAAGCCCTGGCTGCAATTTTTGAGATGGTGCGCGAAGGCAACACGGCGATGGACCAGGGCAGGTTTTTGGATGGGGACCGGGGGGCTTTCCTGGACACACTGGGGCGATGGGACCAGATTTTTGCTGTGCTCGATGACAATGACCAGGCCAAGCTGCGCGAGTTTGGATTGTTGAAAGCCGAGCAGTCCGCAACCGACCCGGGTGGAGAATCGGTTAGTGCGCTTGTCGAAACTCTGGACGAAGAGGAAATTGGACGGCTCCTGTCAGAACGCGAAGCCGCGCGGCGGCAAAGAAACTTCGCGCGCGCTGACCAAATCCGCGACGAGCTGCAGAACGGCGGGGTGCTGGTGGAAGACACCAAAGCGGGCACACGCTGGAAACGAATATGA
- a CDS encoding YraN family protein: protein MDWVAHLVYGALVWREERRATVACRPRGAGERGGAARHLKIGALGETLAYWHLRREGYAIVARNRRPHGRSGELDLVGWDGSVLAFIEVKTRTGQDAGPPEAALSFDQQRRIVHSARVYLRRLKRQPAAYRFDVASVIWEPAKGYRVRVIKDAFTE, encoded by the coding sequence TTGGACTGGGTTGCTCATCTGGTCTACGGCGCGTTAGTCTGGCGTGAAGAGCGCCGTGCAACCGTTGCCTGCCGCCCACGAGGGGCGGGCGAACGCGGTGGAGCAGCCCGGCACTTGAAAATTGGGGCCCTCGGTGAGACGCTGGCTTATTGGCACCTGCGCCGCGAGGGGTACGCGATCGTCGCGCGGAACCGGCGGCCGCACGGCCGGTCAGGCGAACTGGACCTGGTGGGCTGGGATGGATCTGTGCTGGCCTTTATTGAAGTAAAAACACGGACCGGCCAGGATGCCGGACCTCCGGAAGCGGCCCTCAGCTTTGACCAGCAGCGCCGAATCGTCCACAGCGCGAGGGTCTATCTGCGGCGACTAAAAAGGCAACCCGCTGCCTACAGGTTTGATGTTGCAAGCGTCATTTGGGAGCCTGCAAAGGGCTACCGGGTCCGTGTCATTAAGGACGCTTTCACGGAATGA
- a CDS encoding acetyl ornithine aminotransferase family protein — protein MKNGLPEIRTPLPGPEARKILDLDHRLVSPSYGRDYPMVAKRGSGMMVEDVDGNVFLDFSAGIASVSTGHCHPDVVRAIQRQAETLIHMSGTDFYYPLLTQVAEKITSITPGDFPKRVHFANSGTEGIEAAMKLARYHTRRHRFIAFLGCFHGRTFGSLSLTASKAVQRNGFGPLLPGVSHVPYPNPYRCANRHPAGDCDCSGAEAIRKLFKTTTPPEEVAAVVVEPIQGEGGYVVPPPGFLPELRELTERYGILLIADEIQSGMGRTGRMWACEHSGVVPDILVTAKGIASGMPLGLTVARADIMNWPPGAHASTFGGNPVACAAALETIRLLEEQYISNADKMGKYILDRLQSWPAKHRHVGNVRGKGLMIGIELVKDPASREPHPQMCHSVIQRAFELGVLVLGCGESTIRLMPPLIVEQFQADFALDVLERAIEEASK, from the coding sequence ATGAAAAACGGATTACCTGAAATCAGAACACCTCTGCCCGGACCGGAGGCGCGGAAAATACTCGACCTCGATCATCGCCTGGTTTCGCCGTCGTATGGCCGGGATTATCCAATGGTGGCCAAGCGCGGCAGCGGCATGATGGTGGAGGACGTGGATGGCAACGTCTTTCTGGATTTCAGCGCAGGCATCGCTTCGGTATCCACCGGGCATTGCCATCCGGATGTCGTCCGGGCAATTCAGCGCCAGGCCGAAACGCTGATCCACATGTCGGGAACGGACTTTTACTATCCGTTGCTGACCCAGGTTGCGGAAAAAATCACTTCCATTACGCCCGGTGACTTTCCCAAGCGGGTCCACTTTGCCAACTCGGGCACGGAGGGCATTGAGGCGGCGATGAAGCTGGCCCGCTATCATACGCGGCGGCATCGCTTCATCGCATTTCTGGGGTGCTTTCATGGCCGCACGTTCGGCTCGCTTTCACTGACGGCCAGCAAGGCCGTCCAGCGGAACGGCTTTGGTCCACTGCTTCCAGGGGTGAGCCACGTCCCCTACCCGAATCCTTACAGGTGCGCGAACCGGCATCCGGCGGGCGATTGTGATTGCAGCGGCGCAGAAGCTATCCGGAAGCTCTTCAAGACCACGACTCCCCCGGAAGAAGTCGCCGCGGTCGTCGTCGAGCCGATCCAGGGTGAAGGCGGATATGTTGTGCCGCCTCCGGGGTTCCTTCCGGAGCTTCGCGAGCTGACAGAGCGTTACGGTATCCTGCTGATTGCGGATGAAATCCAGAGCGGCATGGGGCGCACGGGCCGCATGTGGGCCTGCGAGCATTCCGGAGTTGTGCCGGACATCCTGGTGACGGCGAAGGGGATTGCCTCAGGGATGCCGCTGGGCCTTACAGTTGCGCGCGCCGACATCATGAACTGGCCGCCAGGCGCCCACGCCTCAACTTTTGGCGGAAATCCCGTCGCGTGCGCTGCTGCGCTGGAAACGATTCGCCTGCTGGAAGAGCAATACATCTCGAACGCAGACAAGATGGGCAAGTACATCCTGGACCGGCTGCAGAGCTGGCCGGCGAAGCATCGCCATGTCGGCAACGTCCGGGGAAAGGGATTGATGATCGGCATCGAGCTGGTCAAAGATCCGGCAAGCCGGGAGCCGCATCCCCAAATGTGCCACAGCGTCATCCAGCGCGCATTTGAACTGGGTGTTCTTGTGCTGGGCTGCGGAGAGAGCACCATCCGGCTGATGCCACCGCTGATTGTTGAACAATTCCAGGCGGACTTTGCTCTGGACGTGCTGGAACGCGCGATCGAAGAAGCGTCAAAATGA
- the agaR gene encoding transcriptional repressor AgaR, giving the protein MLAEERRRAILEIMAREGRVLVRELADRFDTSHVTIRNDLKILHTEGLIQRAHGGGLPAGGGTLIDPSLKEKENVHQDEKRRIGEAAAAMVKEGQSVLLDSGTTTTAVARAMRQHRDLTIITNAVNIAAELAPTPMELILTGGILRERSFSLVGPLAEETLRELQADILFLGVDGFDVEYGLTTPNLLEAKVNRVMVEIARHVVMVCDSSKFGRRSLCLIVPPASIDEVITDAGIGKNELRALEKVGIKVSVV; this is encoded by the coding sequence GCGCGCGAGGGCAGGGTGCTGGTTCGCGAACTGGCCGACCGCTTTGACACTTCCCACGTTACCATCCGAAATGACCTGAAGATTTTACACACCGAAGGACTGATCCAGCGGGCGCACGGCGGGGGCCTACCGGCCGGCGGCGGAACGCTCATCGATCCCAGCCTCAAGGAAAAGGAAAATGTTCATCAGGACGAGAAGAGGAGGATCGGCGAGGCCGCTGCGGCGATGGTGAAAGAAGGACAATCCGTCCTGCTGGACTCGGGCACAACCACCACCGCAGTGGCCCGGGCCATGCGCCAGCACCGCGACTTGACGATTATCACAAACGCCGTGAATATCGCCGCGGAACTGGCTCCCACGCCCATGGAACTGATTCTGACCGGCGGCATCCTTCGGGAACGCTCGTTCTCTCTGGTGGGCCCTCTGGCGGAAGAGACCCTGCGGGAGCTCCAGGCGGACATCCTGTTCCTCGGAGTTGACGGGTTTGACGTCGAATACGGTTTGACAACGCCGAACCTGCTGGAGGCAAAAGTAAACCGCGTGATGGTTGAAATTGCCCGACACGTGGTGATGGTTTGCGACTCCAGCAAATTCGGCCGACGCAGTCTGTGCCTGATTGTGCCTCCTGCCTCCATTGATGAGGTTATTACGGACGCTGGTATTGGAAAGAATGAACTGCGGGCGCTGGAAAAAGTCGGCATCAAGGTAAGCGTGGTATAG